The Cryobacterium sp. SO1 genomic sequence CAAGTCCCGGGTGCTCTACGTGAGCGCCGAGGAGTCGGTGTCGCAGGTGCGCTTGCGCGCCGAACGCACCGGCGCGCTGCAGCCGGAGCTCTTCATCGCCGCAGAGACCGACCTGGCCACCATCCTCGGCCAGATCGACGCGGTCAAGCCCGACCTGGTCATCATCGACTCCGTGCAGACGGTGTCCAGCTCCCTCAACGACGGCCAGGCCGGACAGCCCGGCCAGGTGCGCGAGGTCGCGTCCACGCTCATCCGTCTGGCCAAGGACCGCAACCTGCCGGTGCTGCTGGTGGGCCACGTCACCAAAGACGGCACCATCGCCGGCCCCCGGCTTCTCGAGCACCTGGTGGATGTGGTCTGCCAGTTCGAGGGCGACCGGTACACCGCGCTGCGGTTCGTGCGGGCCCTCAAGAACCGATTCGGCTCCACCGACGAAGTGGGATGTTTCGAGATGACCGGAGACGGCATCAGTGAGGTCGCCGACCCGAGCGGGCTGTTCCTCAGCCGCGGCACCGCAGCGGTCTCCGGCACCTGTGTGACCGTGGCGATGGAGGGCCGCCGCGCCCTGCCGGTGGAGGTGCAGGCGCTGGTGATCGACACGGCCATGCCCAACCCGCGCCGGGTGACCAACGGGGTGGACGGCTCCCGCGTGGCGATGCTGCTGGCCGTGCTGGAAAAGCGGGCGGGCTACCCGCTGTCGAAGAAAGACGTGTACGTGTCCACGGTGGGCGGGGTTCGGCTGGTGGAACCGGCCGCTGACCTGGCCATCGCGATCGCGGTCGCATCGGCGCTCAAGGACGAGCCCATCGCCCACAACGTGGTCGCGTTTGGCGAGATCAGCCTGGCCGGTGAGATCCGT encodes the following:
- the radA gene encoding DNA repair protein RadA, coding for MAKPVSNFRCTECGWTTLKWAGRCGECQQWGTVVEAAEKTGISRSVTPSVVSGTGVARPITHVDTTAVAHWPTGINEFDRVLGGGIVPGSVILLSGEPGVGKSTLLLEVASKAAVAKSRVLYVSAEESVSQVRLRAERTGALQPELFIAAETDLATILGQIDAVKPDLVIIDSVQTVSSSLNDGQAGQPGQVREVASTLIRLAKDRNLPVLLVGHVTKDGTIAGPRLLEHLVDVVCQFEGDRYTALRFVRALKNRFGSTDEVGCFEMTGDGISEVADPSGLFLSRGTAAVSGTCVTVAMEGRRALPVEVQALVIDTAMPNPRRVTNGVDGSRVAMLLAVLEKRAGYPLSKKDVYVSTVGGVRLVEPAADLAIAIAVASALKDEPIAHNVVAFGEISLAGEIRPVSAAKQRAAEAARMGFSTRIDASSSTVQTAVNRALGTGISRRDAELDDAFR